GACCGACCGGTAGCGCCGGGCCATGTCCGGCCTACCGCCTGCAACCCGCCTCAGAAGGTGAACACGTACTCCAGCGCGAACTCACGGCCCACCGCACCCAGCAGGCGGGTCGGGGCGAAGTCGTAGTCCAGCTTGTACGGATCCTTGTGGTTCCAGCTGGCCGAGTTGAACGCGTTGTTGACGTACACGTTCACCTTCGCGTGTTCGGTCACCTGGTAGCCCACGTTGAAGTTCCAGGTGATGAACGGCCCGACCCGGCCGAAGTACCGTGCGGTCTGCTGCCCGGCATTGGGATTCGGGTTGGGCGAGCCATCCGGACGCGTCGCCGGCTCCAGGCAGTTCAGCGACGGGCTGTCGCTGGGCACGTAGCCATCGGCGAACGGCAGGCAGCCGCCGGGATTGTCCAGGCGGTCGGTACCCCAGTGGTAGCGCACGCCCGGCACCGAGCCGACGCGGTCTGCGTAGACATTGGCGTTCCAGTTGCCACGCTGCCAGGCCAGGCTCGCGCGCAGCTTGCTGCGCAGGTCACGATCGCGCCGCTCCGGATTCGGGTCGTTGGCGTAGCGCTGTTCCTTGGTGGAGATCTGGTTGGTGTAGTTCAGGCCCAGCTGGAAGCTGCCCCACTGCGCGGTGTCCAGGCGATAGCGTGCGGTCAGGTCGATGCCACGCACCTCGCGGCTGGCCAGGTTGAACGGACCGCGCTCGATCGATACCAGGCGCCCGTTGCTGTCACGGTTCACGCGGGCCAGGATGCCGGCGCAGTACTCGCCACCGGCCGGATTGGCCCACGGCGTACCGTCCATGTTCTTGCCGGTCAGGCAGCCCGCTTCGCTGGCCAGCACCTCGTCGGCGCCAACGTCGACGATCATGTCTTCCAGCTTGATCGCCCAGTAGTCGGCGCTGACCGACAGGTTCGGCAGCACGTCCCAGACGAAGCCGACCGTCCACGAATCACCGGTTTCCGAGCGCAGCAGCGGCGTGCCACGGCGGTTCACATCGAACGTGTACCAGACATCGGTGTTGCCGACGCCGCAGTTGTTGACCAGATAGGCGCCGCTCTGGATGCAGCGCAGGCGGTCATAGGTCTGCACTTCGGAGCTGCTCGGCTGGCCCAGCAGGTAGTGCATGTCCGGCGCATGGAAGCTGGTGGCATACGAGCCACGCACCAGCAGCGATTCCACCGGGCGCCATTCCAGGCCGACATTCCAGGTGGTTTCCTTCTGGCTGCCGATGTTCAGCGCTTCGCTGCTGTCGTCGGCCTTGTAGTTGCCATAACGGTCATAGCGCGCGGCCGCGGTGGCGGTCACGCTCTCCAGCAGCGGGATCTTGAACTCGACGCCGGCCGAATAGCGCGTGCGCTCGCCACCACCACGGTCGACATTCTGCAGATCGAAGTCGATGCCGGCGCGTGGGTCAGGACTGAGGTGATAGCCCTGCTGCGCGACTTCAGCCACGGCTGCGAACGAGATGGGGCCGGCCCAGCCCTGGAACAGTTCGCCGGTGATGTCCGCCGACGCCTGGTTGACCCAGGAGGTCGCGCGGTTCTTCGCCACCGTACCCATCTGCCAGTACTGGTCCGGCGTCAGCGGATTCCACCAGCGCGATTCGTTCAACGCGTAGATCGCCTCGCCATCGGCAGTGGTGCCCAGCTTCGGGCCGAGGAAGTAGTCGTACGACTTCTGCTTGTCGACCACGTTCTGCCGCTCTTCCACACGGTAGTACGAACGCCCTACCGTTGCGCTCCAGTCGAAACGGTCGGCGAGGCGCCCGCGCAGGCCGGCACTCCAGTCCCAGGACAGTTCGCGATTGGTGTTGCGCAGCGTATCGAGGCCGCCCACCTCGTTTGGCGTGAACTGGCGCACGCCGAGGATCGGGCGGTTGCGGTTGGCATCCCAGTAGTAGCCGTTGTCATCGTCGATCAGCGACACGCCGGGCGGATTGGTGCCCCATATCGCCTCCGAGCGGTACACCGCCAGGTTGGTCCAGGCCTGCAGGTCGTTGCTGAAATCGAAGGTGGCATACAGGTTGCCGGACACGTTCTCGGCACCGCCGGTCAGCAGCCAGTTGGCGTAGTCGGCGCTCATGCCGCACAGGCGGCCGGTATTGGTGATGGTGTTGGCGGCGTAGTTGTAGACCAGCCGGTCGGCGGTGTAGTACTCGCCGTTGAACTTCTCGCAGGTGCCGGCCGGTGGCGCCAGGCGCTGGCCGTTGCTCGGATCAATCAGCGCCAGGCCGGCAGCGGGACGGAAGCCGACCTTGCGCTGTTCCATGTTCCAGGATGGGTACGGCGCATCGTCTGCGTCGTCCATCTGCGGGCGGTCACGGCCGAACAACGGATCGCGCTTGGTGTACTGCAGCGCGTAGGTCACGCTCCAGTTGTCACCGGTCTTGCCGCCGGCCCAGGACAGATCCCAGGTATCACGGCCGCCTTCGGTCGACGTGCCGCCGCGTACGCGCACTTCATCACCGTCGTAGTTCGTCTTCAGGATGACGTTGACCACACCGGCAATCGCATCGGAACCGTAGATGGCCGAGGCGCCTCCGGTCAGTACTTCGATGCGTTCCACCGCAGCAGCCGGAATGTTGCCGTAGTTGGAGAAGTTGGTCTCGCCGCCGTACGGCAGCGGGTAGTCGGCCACACGACGACCATTCACCAGCAGCAGCGAGCGGTTCGGGCCCATGCCGCGCAGGTTCAGGCCACTGGCATTGGGCGTATGCGAGCCCCATTGCGAAGCGGCTTCGACAGTGCCGGTCGCTTCGGTCAGCGTCTTAAGTGCGTCATACACGCTGACGAAGCCTTCCTTCTGGATCTGCGCAGCGGTGATCACGTTGACCGGTGCAGGGCCTTCGACGCTGGCGCGCTTGATGCGCGAGCCGGTGACGGTGACCGCGTCGAGATCCTTGGTGGACGAGCTTGAGGCTTCCTGCGCATTGGCAGCCAGGGGAAGCAGGGCCAGGACCAAGGCCTGGGACAGCAGGTGACGGCGCTTGCGGACGATCTGAGCCATGGGTGGTTGCTCTTCGAAAGTGTGGACGCACGGACGGGTGGTGGCGCGGCACTACGGCTGATCCGGGCACCTGGATCGGTTCAAGACCGACCCGGCGCCCTCCCCTGTGGATCGATCCAAACTAAAGCACAGCTGAACTATGCGCAGCATGCCGCAACGCACAAACCGGCGACGGCGTGCCGTTATTGGCTACCGGTATCGAGAGCAATCAATGGGTTGCGGACTATCGCTGAGAGAGCAGCGCAGGAATGCGTGACACGATTGCGACAATCACGCGCGGAACGGTTCTGTCCGCGGCAAGCCTGCTGCAGGGGTCAGATCCCTTCGCAGAAGGGCTCTGACCCAATTGCGTGCGCGGTCGGGGTCGGAGCCCTTCTGCGAAGGGATCCGACCCCGCGCCTGCAATCAGCCGTCCAGCGCCTGACGCAGTGCAGCCACGGTGGCGGTGGCGGTCTGGCTCCAGTCCGGGTCCAGGCCGCGCAGCGCCGGGTTCTGGAACTGCATGGCCGAGCGCCGTAGGCCCTTGGCCGAGGCGTGCAGTTCGCTGCAGCCACTCTTCCGCGCGACCGTGGCAATGTTGGCCGGGCCCAGTCCGGCACCAGCCATCACCGTGATGCGCCCCGCCGCCTGGGTAACCAGGCCCGCCAGCACCTCGGCACCGGCCTCGGCGCTTGCCTGGCCCCCCGAGGTCAATACCCGTTGGCATCCCAGCCCGATCACCTGCTCCAGTGCGGCAGGCAGGTCGCGGGCGGCATCGAAGGCGCGGTGGAAGGTCACCTGCAACGGCCCGGCGGCCTGCACCAGTTCGCGGCACAGCGGCAGGTCGATGTCGCCCTGCACATCCAGTGCGCCGATCACAACGCCATCGCAGCCGAGGGCACGGCACTGCGCGATGTCACGCAGCATCAGTTCGGTTTCCAGCGCGTCGTAGTGGAAATCACCCGGACGCGGGCGCACCAGCACGAACAGCGGAATCGACAGGCGTTCGCGGGCGATGGCGATGCTGGCAAACGACGGCGTGGTGCCACCCTCGGCCAGGTTGTCGAACAGCTCGATGCGGTCGGCGCCGCCGGCCTGGGCGGCCAGCGCCGAGGCCAGCGAGTTGCTGGCGATCTCCAGGGTGCGCAGCTTGCTCACGCCTGCGTGCTCGTGTAGATCGACGGCGAATCGCGCAGGTCGTCCTGGCGCTGCGCATCACACACCGCGTAGACGAAACCGCGGTGCAACGCGTACGCGCCCACCTCGCCCTGCTTGTTCATGGCCAGGAAGCACACCTGCAGCGTTCTGCTCGCTTCCGGGCGCTTGCGCACCACGCGGTCGATCGCCTCGCGACAGGCCTGCGCCGGCGAGCGCCCCTGGCGCATCAGCTCGACCACCAGGAACGAAGCGGCGTTGCGGATCATCTCCTCACCTACGCCCGAGGCGGTGGCCGCTCCCACTTCGTTGTCGACATACAGGCCGGCACCGATGATCGGGCTGTCGCCGACCCGGCCGTGCAGCTTCCAGGCCATGCCGCTGGTGGTGCAGGCACCGGCCAGATGGCCCTTGGCATCCAGCGCCAGCATGCCGATGGTGTCGTGGTTGTCGCTGTTGCCGGGGATGCCACGGCGCTCGGCGTTGATCTGCGGCTGGTACTTCTCGGTCTTCAGCCACTCGCGCCAGGCCGCTTCGGCCTGCGGCGTCAGCAGGCGCTGGCGTTCGAAACCCTGCTGCACGGCAAACTGCTGTGCGCCCTCGCCCACCAGCAGCACATGCGGGCTGTTCTCCATCACTTTGCGGGCCACCGAGACCGGATGCAGGATGTCGACCAGCGCGGCCACCGCGCCACAGCGGCCATCACCATCCATGATGCTGGCATCCAGGCTCAGCACGCCGTCGCGATCCGGGTTGCCGCAATAACCGACGGTGGGGTTGCACAGTTCGCTCTCGGCCCAGCGTGCACCGGCTTCGACCGCATCCAGCGCGCTGCCACCTTGCGTCAGTACTTTCCACGCAGCCTGGTTGGCCGGCACTCCGAAGTCCCAGGTCGAAACCACCTTGGCTCCACCCTGCGCGCGCGCGAGTACGCCCGGTAATGCTGCCATGCCTGCGGCCAGTGCGCCGGCCTGCAGGAACTGCCTGCGATCCACCATCTTCCCCTCCCAGTCTGCAATGTGCGGCCGGCCCTATGCCGGTCGCAGCGATCAGTCGTGCGCGGGCTGTCGTGCGGCGTGCCAGACCGCTGCACCGAGTACGCCCAGCTGGCCGTGCTCCACGCGCCATACCGGCACCTGGCGCAGCACCTCGGTCAGCACGCCCTTGTTGAGGAAGCGCTCACGGAAGCGGCCATCGGCCAGGAAATCCTGCACATGCGCGGAAATGCCTCCGGCCAGGTACACCGAGCGTGCACCGACGGCGATCGCTGCGTCGCCGGCCAGGCTGCCCAGCCAGGCGCAGAACACCTGCAGCGTCTCCACCGCCAGCGCATCCTCGCCGCTGCGGGCGGCGCCGATCAGCGCCTCGGTGCTGGACCACACCGGGGTGACGCCACGCAGTTCGCACAGGCACGGATACAGGTTCATCAGGCCGCTGCCGGAAAGCACGCGCTCGTTGTCCACGTGCGCCCAGCGCTGAAGCAGCTTGCCCAGCACCTGCAGTTCCAGCGCGTTGCCGGCGGCAAGCGCGGCATGGCCGATCTCACTGGCCAGCACCGGGCGCTCGCCATCGGCGAAACGCAGCGCGGCGCCCAGGCCGGTGCCCGCGCCCAGCACCAGCGCCGGGAACGCCTGCGCCGGATCGGCGTCGCCGTTCAATGGCACCAACGTCTCGCGCTGCAGGTACGGGATGGCCAGTGCCACCGCCTCGAAATCATTGATCAGCTGCAGCTCGCGCAGCCCGGACTGCGCGCGGGTGGCCGACAGCGATACGGTCCACGGCAGGTTGGAATTGATCAGCACATCGCCATCGAGCAGGCCGGCGATGGCCACCACGGCAGTCTGCACCGGCTGGCTGAGGCCAGCGGTGAAATCAGCAAGGATCGCCGCCAGGCTGGGATGCTCGGCGCAGGCGTAGGTGCGATGGCTGCCCAGCAGCGGCGCCTGGCCGGGTTGCGTTTCAGCCAACGCCAAACGGGCGAAGGTGCCGCCGACATCGGCGACGACCAGATGGCGCGGAAGACCGCCGCGGGCGGAGTCGGAGGAAACCGGGGACGCTGCTGCGATGGTCACGCTGGCCTGCTTGGATCGATCGAATCGCCCCGATTCTCAGGCATCAGGGCGGCTTTGCCTAGCACGCCGGTGGTTCAGGTTGGCCTACATGCCTTCCTGTTCGGCCACCTGCACGCCGTCCACCAGCACGCGCAGGCGCTGCGGGCGGAAGCCGGCGAACAGCAGCGGCCGGGTGCGTTCCACCAGCACTTCATGGCCAGCAATGTGGCACAGCCACGACTGTACCAGCGAGAACGAGAAGTGGGTGCCCGGATGCAGCGGGTGCTGCACCCAGACCTTCTCGGTGGCGCTCTGCAGCAGCATCGCGCCGGTGAACCAGTGGCGACTGAGGGTCACCGGCGTGGTGCCGGCCATGAAGCGGATATCCATGCGGGGTCCTTTCGCTGGAGAGGCCTTGCGGCGTGTCAGGGCTGGGCAGTCTGCAGGCTGTAGCTGGTGGTGGCAGTGAACACTGCGCCATCGGGCTGGGTGGAGCGTACTTCAACCTTGTGGCTGCCCACCGCCAGATCGGTCGGCAGCGCGCCACGCCACAGGTGAGGCGATGCGGTGGCCTCCGGCGATCGATCGTAGCCACGCAGGCTGTTTGCCATATCGTCGGCCACGTTTTCCACCATCAGGCGCGGGTCGGGCTGACTGACCTGCTTCATCGGCTGCCAGGCGCCGCCGTCGACGCGGTACTCGACCACGCTGGCGTCCTCGCCCATGTAGACGTTGGCATAGATGCCCCACGCCGGGTAGGCACCCTGGCGCAGCACCTTCGGTGCATGCAGGCCGATCTGTTCGCTGGCCGGCTTGCCCGCCACCCGGTAGTGCAGCGTGTAGCTGCCGTTGCCGGCCACATCCAGCAGCGCATAGCCCTTCGGCGTGCCATCGCTCATGGTGCTGTCCGGCACACCGGCGGCATTCTTCACGCCCGACCAGAACGCGCCGCAGTTGGCACCGACGTTGTACTCGTGCAGCGGCTTGTCGCCCTTCCAGCCGTCGGCCTTGCCATGGTAGACGTGCTGCTGGGTATGGCTGTGGCCGCTGAGCACCAGCACGTTGCGGAAGTCCTTCAACAGGTCGAACAGGCGCTGGCGATCGGCGTGGCGGAAGGTCTCGCGCCCCGGCGCGGCGTCGAACAGCGGGATGTGCATGCCCAGCACCAGCAGGCGGTCCTTGTGCAGGCCCTTCAGATAGCTGGCGAGGAAAGCGAACTGGTCTTCGCGCAGGCCGCCGACATACTTCGGCCTGGCCCTGGGGTCGTACACCACGTCGTCGAGGAATACGAAGCTGGCGCCGCCCTCTTCCACCGCGTAGGTGTCCGGGCCATAGATGTTGCGCCAGCTGTCCAGCGAATGGTCGTCGCTGGCTGCATCGAAGTCGAGGTCGTGGTTGCCCGGCACATGGAACCACGGCACGCCCAGCGACGTGGTGACCTTGTTGATCGCCGGGTACAGGGTCAGGTCGTCGTTGACGATGTCACCCAGGGTTGTACCCAGGCGCGCCCTGGTCTGGCCAACCAGTGGCGCCACGATCGACTGCTGGTAGTAGCCGATGTCCTTCAGGCTGGCCGTCTGCGAATCGGTGAACACCAGCATCTGGAATCCACGGCGACTGTCATGGCGGTCCGGATGCAGCGCGAAATCCCAGTTGCGGGTGACGTCGCTGGTCGCGGCGATGCCGCCGTACTTCAGTGCCGGCGAACCCTTCGGGCGGTAGTGGCGCCAGAACGACGGCAGGCCATCGGTCGCCTTCGGGAAGGCGTAGGCGTCCGGCTTGATCACGAACACGGTCTGGCCGTCACGCACCGGAAGGCTGTAGCTGCCATCGGCGGCGGTCTTGACGATGGTCTCGCCATTGGAGACCTGCACCCCGGCCAGGCCCGGATCGGTGGCACCTCGGCCTGGCTTGCCGTCGCGCTCCAGATAGACCTTGCCGGTGACCACGGTGTCCGCGGCCCAGGCCGGCGAGGTCAGCAACAGGCAGCACAGCCACGCGGCAGGCAGTTTCATGGGACGGTCCGGGAGAGAAGAAGACTCCCTATTGTAGAGCCGAGCCATGCTCGGCTGCATTGAAAAGGTAGGTGCGGACCGTTGGTCCGCACGCCTCCTTCAACGATGGCGCTTTTCCAGCACTGCCCGCGCATCCTCCAGCGACAGACCACGCGCGCGCAGCAGCACCAGCAGGTGGTACAGCAGGTCCGAGGCCTCGCCCAGCAGCGCCTCGTCATCCTGCGCCACCGCCGCCAGCGCGGTTTCCACGCCCTCCTCGCCCACCTTCTGCGCGATGCGGCGGATACCACCCTCGAACAGACTCGTGGTGTAGCTGCCCGGTGGCCGCTGCGCCTCGCGCATCGCCACCAGCTGGCCCAGCCCGCCAAGGAAGTCCTTCGGCGCGCCATCGAAGCAGCTCTCCGCACCGGTGTGACAGGTCGGCCCGGCCGGGCGCGCCATCACCAGCAGCGTATCGGCATCGCAGTCCACGCTGATCGACTGCACCAGCAGCACGTTGCCGGACTGCTCGCCCTTGGTCCACAGCCGCTGCTTGCTGCGGCTGAAGAAGGTCATGTGGCCGATGGCCAGCGTGGCCGCCAGCGACTCTGCACTGACATAGCCCAGCATCAGCACCTGCAGGGTATCGGCATCCTGCACGACAGCGGGCAGCAGGCTTTCGCCCTTGCCCCAGTCCAGCGCCTGCAGCGCATCCAGTGACGGCCTCACTTCAATAGACATCCCGCACCTCGATCTGCTGCTCGCGCAGGTAGCGCTTCAATTCCGGAATGGCGATGGCGCCACTGTGGAACACGCTGGCGGCCAGCGCGCCATCCACATCGGCCTGGTCGAAGGCCTCGGCGAAGTGTTCCATCGCACCGGCGCCACCGGAGGCGATCAGCGGCACCTGGCAGAGTGCCCGTGCCTGCTGCAGCTGGGCGACATCGTAGCCACGGCGTACACCGTCACTGTCCATGCAGTTCAACACGATTTCGCCGGCACCAAGCCGCTGTGCTTCGACGATCCAGTCCAGCGTGCGCAGCGGCACTGCCTGGGT
This genomic window from Stenotrophomonas maltophilia contains:
- a CDS encoding TonB-dependent receptor plug domain-containing protein produces the protein MAQIVRKRRHLLSQALVLALLPLAANAQEASSSSTKDLDAVTVTGSRIKRASVEGPAPVNVITAAQIQKEGFVSVYDALKTLTEATGTVEAASQWGSHTPNASGLNLRGMGPNRSLLLVNGRRVADYPLPYGGETNFSNYGNIPAAAVERIEVLTGGASAIYGSDAIAGVVNVILKTNYDGDEVRVRGGTSTEGGRDTWDLSWAGGKTGDNWSVTYALQYTKRDPLFGRDRPQMDDADDAPYPSWNMEQRKVGFRPAAGLALIDPSNGQRLAPPAGTCEKFNGEYYTADRLVYNYAANTITNTGRLCGMSADYANWLLTGGAENVSGNLYATFDFSNDLQAWTNLAVYRSEAIWGTNPPGVSLIDDDNGYYWDANRNRPILGVRQFTPNEVGGLDTLRNTNRELSWDWSAGLRGRLADRFDWSATVGRSYYRVEERQNVVDKQKSYDYFLGPKLGTTADGEAIYALNESRWWNPLTPDQYWQMGTVAKNRATSWVNQASADITGELFQGWAGPISFAAVAEVAQQGYHLSPDPRAGIDFDLQNVDRGGGERTRYSAGVEFKIPLLESVTATAAARYDRYGNYKADDSSEALNIGSQKETTWNVGLEWRPVESLLVRGSYATSFHAPDMHYLLGQPSSSEVQTYDRLRCIQSGAYLVNNCGVGNTDVWYTFDVNRRGTPLLRSETGDSWTVGFVWDVLPNLSVSADYWAIKLEDMIVDVGADEVLASEAGCLTGKNMDGTPWANPAGGEYCAGILARVNRDSNGRLVSIERGPFNLASREVRGIDLTARYRLDTAQWGSFQLGLNYTNQISTKEQRYANDPNPERRDRDLRSKLRASLAWQRGNWNANVYADRVGSVPGVRYHWGTDRLDNPGGCLPFADGYVPSDSPSLNCLEPATRPDGSPNPNPNAGQQTARYFGRVGPFITWNFNVGYQVTEHAKVNVYVNNAFNSASWNHKDPYKLDYDFAPTRLLGAVGREFALEYVFTF
- a CDS encoding copper homeostasis protein CutC; its protein translation is MSKLRTLEIASNSLASALAAQAGGADRIELFDNLAEGGTTPSFASIAIARERLSIPLFVLVRPRPGDFHYDALETELMLRDIAQCRALGCDGVVIGALDVQGDIDLPLCRELVQAAGPLQVTFHRAFDAARDLPAALEQVIGLGCQRVLTSGGQASAEAGAEVLAGLVTQAAGRITVMAGAGLGPANIATVARKSGCSELHASAKGLRRSAMQFQNPALRGLDPDWSQTATATVAALRQALDG
- a CDS encoding N(4)-(beta-N-acetylglucosaminyl)-L-asparaginase, whose translation is MVDRRQFLQAGALAAGMAALPGVLARAQGGAKVVSTWDFGVPANQAAWKVLTQGGSALDAVEAGARWAESELCNPTVGYCGNPDRDGVLSLDASIMDGDGRCGAVAALVDILHPVSVARKVMENSPHVLLVGEGAQQFAVQQGFERQRLLTPQAEAAWREWLKTEKYQPQINAERRGIPGNSDNHDTIGMLALDAKGHLAGACTTSGMAWKLHGRVGDSPIIGAGLYVDNEVGAATASGVGEEMIRNAASFLVVELMRQGRSPAQACREAIDRVVRKRPEASRTLQVCFLAMNKQGEVGAYALHRGFVYAVCDAQRQDDLRDSPSIYTSTQA
- a CDS encoding glucokinase; protein product: MTIAAASPVSSDSARGGLPRHLVVADVGGTFARLALAETQPGQAPLLGSHRTYACAEHPSLAAILADFTAGLSQPVQTAVVAIAGLLDGDVLINSNLPWTVSLSATRAQSGLRELQLINDFEAVALAIPYLQRETLVPLNGDADPAQAFPALVLGAGTGLGAALRFADGERPVLASEIGHAALAAGNALELQVLGKLLQRWAHVDNERVLSGSGLMNLYPCLCELRGVTPVWSSTEALIGAARSGEDALAVETLQVFCAWLGSLAGDAAIAVGARSVYLAGGISAHVQDFLADGRFRERFLNKGVLTEVLRQVPVWRVEHGQLGVLGAAVWHAARQPAHD
- a CDS encoding calcineurin-like phosphoesterase C-terminal domain-containing protein; amino-acid sequence: MKLPAAWLCCLLLTSPAWAADTVVTGKVYLERDGKPGRGATDPGLAGVQVSNGETIVKTAADGSYSLPVRDGQTVFVIKPDAYAFPKATDGLPSFWRHYRPKGSPALKYGGIAATSDVTRNWDFALHPDRHDSRRGFQMLVFTDSQTASLKDIGYYQQSIVAPLVGQTRARLGTTLGDIVNDDLTLYPAINKVTTSLGVPWFHVPGNHDLDFDAASDDHSLDSWRNIYGPDTYAVEEGGASFVFLDDVVYDPRARPKYVGGLREDQFAFLASYLKGLHKDRLLVLGMHIPLFDAAPGRETFRHADRQRLFDLLKDFRNVLVLSGHSHTQQHVYHGKADGWKGDKPLHEYNVGANCGAFWSGVKNAAGVPDSTMSDGTPKGYALLDVAGNGSYTLHYRVAGKPASEQIGLHAPKVLRQGAYPAWGIYANVYMGEDASVVEYRVDGGAWQPMKQVSQPDPRLMVENVADDMANSLRGYDRSPEATASPHLWRGALPTDLAVGSHKVEVRSTQPDGAVFTATTSYSLQTAQP
- the hisIE gene encoding bifunctional phosphoribosyl-AMP cyclohydrolase/phosphoribosyl-ATP diphosphatase HisIE; its protein translation is MSIEVRPSLDALQALDWGKGESLLPAVVQDADTLQVLMLGYVSAESLAATLAIGHMTFFSRSKQRLWTKGEQSGNVLLVQSISVDCDADTLLVMARPAGPTCHTGAESCFDGAPKDFLGGLGQLVAMREAQRPPGSYTTSLFEGGIRRIAQKVGEEGVETALAAVAQDDEALLGEASDLLYHLLVLLRARGLSLEDARAVLEKRHR